From the genome of Variovorax sp. RA8, one region includes:
- the lptG gene encoding LPS export ABC transporter permease LptG, producing MKTIRRLIYVEVLKAVAFVTLGFLSLFFFFDFVDELQAIGQPGTLGYGAAQALMYVALLIPSHLYELLPIAVLIGTIFVMARLAQSSEYTILRTSGLGPWRALRTLLVLGLGFVFLTFAVGDYVSPASDRTAQLLKSRYQGTYSLVGYTGAWLREKQGDKSYAVNVASISRNGTLKDLRIFEFGPKGLLVSHTSASQAHISNGVWTLVGVEQQQYDTGNADKVRVTTTQTPVVNWPSSLTNEMVSVALLRPDRMRTIDLFEYIQHLDANGQTAQRYEIEFWRKVFYPLSCLVMVVLALPFAYLHFRQAGITAYVFGGVMIGISFFLLNNVFGYLGNLSNWWPWITAAAPGLIYSVMSLAAFTWLVLRR from the coding sequence ACCATTCGCCGACTGATCTACGTCGAGGTGCTGAAGGCGGTGGCCTTCGTGACCCTGGGCTTCCTGAGCCTGTTCTTCTTCTTCGATTTCGTCGACGAGCTGCAGGCCATCGGGCAGCCGGGCACCCTGGGCTACGGCGCGGCGCAGGCCCTGATGTACGTCGCCCTGCTGATCCCGAGCCATCTCTACGAGCTGCTGCCGATCGCAGTGCTGATCGGCACCATCTTCGTCATGGCGCGGTTGGCACAGAGCTCCGAGTACACGATCCTGCGCACCAGCGGCCTCGGCCCCTGGCGTGCGCTGCGCACCCTGCTCGTGCTGGGCCTCGGCTTCGTGTTCCTGACCTTCGCGGTGGGCGACTATGTCTCGCCGGCTTCAGACCGCACCGCCCAGTTGCTGAAGTCGCGCTACCAGGGCACCTATTCGCTGGTGGGCTACACCGGCGCGTGGCTCAGGGAAAAGCAGGGCGACAAGTCGTATGCGGTAAACGTGGCCTCGATCTCCCGCAACGGCACGCTGAAGGACCTGCGCATCTTCGAGTTCGGCCCGAAGGGCCTGCTGGTCTCGCACACCTCCGCCTCGCAGGCACACATCTCGAACGGCGTGTGGACGCTGGTCGGCGTCGAGCAGCAGCAGTACGACACGGGCAATGCCGACAAGGTCCGAGTCACCACCACGCAAACCCCGGTCGTGAACTGGCCTAGCTCGCTCACCAACGAGATGGTGTCGGTGGCGCTGCTGCGGCCGGACCGCATGCGCACCATCGATCTGTTCGAATACATCCAGCACCTCGACGCCAACGGCCAGACCGCCCAGCGCTATGAGATCGAGTTCTGGCGCAAGGTCTTCTACCCGCTTTCCTGCCTGGTGATGGTGGTGCTCGCCCTGCCCTTCGCCTACCTGCATTTCCGCCAGGCGGGAATCACGGCCTACGTGTTCGGCGGCGTGATGATCGGCATCAGCTTCTTCCTGCTGAACAACGTGTTCGGCTACTTGGGCAACCTGAGCAACTGGTGGCCCTGGATCACCGCCGCGGCCCCCGGCCTGATCTATTCGGTGATGTCGCTGGCGGCCTTCACCTGGCTGGTGCTGCGGCGCTAG
- a CDS encoding sirohydrochlorin chelatase, translating to MQERALGIVLLAHGSRDVRWRAPVEAVARRVADLDPAVQVRCAYLELSQPDLQTAMAELVAGGAGSVRVVPLFLGMGKHLREDLPRLLEELRALHPQVPVELARAVGEEPEILDLLARLALRS from the coding sequence ATGCAGGAACGCGCTCTCGGCATCGTGCTGCTCGCGCACGGCTCGCGCGACGTCCGCTGGCGCGCACCGGTGGAAGCCGTTGCGCGGCGCGTCGCCGATCTCGATCCGGCCGTGCAGGTGCGCTGCGCCTACCTCGAGTTGTCGCAGCCCGACCTGCAAACCGCCATGGCGGAGCTGGTCGCCGGTGGCGCCGGGTCAGTGCGCGTGGTGCCGCTCTTCCTCGGCATGGGCAAGCATCTGCGGGAAGACCTGCCGCGGCTGCTCGAAGAATTGCGCGCATTGCACCCGCAGGTTCCCGTGGAGCTGGCGCGCGCCGTCGGCGAGGAGCCCGAGATCCTCGATCTGCTGGCCCGGCTGGCGCTCAGATCCTGA
- a CDS encoding CysB family HTH-type transcriptional regulator, producing the protein MNLHQFKFVQEAVRRNLNLTEAAKALHTSQPGVSKAIIELEEELGVEIFARHGKRLKRVTEPGQHVLASIELIMREVGNLKRIGEQFSAQDSGTLSIATTHTQARYVLPVPVARLREAYPKVNVSLHQGSPDQVARMVIDEIAEIGIATESLADYAELVTLPCYEWQHVLVLPKTHPLADKERIHLEDLAAEPIITYHPSFTGRTRIDHAFAQKKLTPRIALEAIDSDVIKTYVRLGLGVGIVAEMAVRDDSNADLVVRPMGHLFGSNIARVAFKRSSYLRNFVFKFAELLSDRLDRNLIAKALAGHNQDYEL; encoded by the coding sequence ATGAATCTTCACCAGTTCAAGTTCGTGCAGGAGGCGGTGCGTCGCAACCTCAACCTCACCGAGGCGGCCAAGGCCCTGCACACCTCGCAGCCCGGCGTGTCCAAGGCAATCATCGAGCTCGAGGAAGAACTGGGCGTGGAGATCTTCGCGCGGCACGGCAAGCGCCTGAAGCGCGTGACCGAGCCGGGCCAGCACGTGCTCGCGAGCATCGAGCTCATCATGCGCGAGGTGGGCAACCTCAAGCGCATCGGCGAGCAGTTCAGCGCCCAGGACAGCGGCACCCTCTCGATCGCCACCACCCACACGCAGGCGCGCTACGTGCTGCCGGTGCCGGTGGCCAGGCTGCGCGAGGCCTACCCCAAGGTCAACGTGAGCCTGCACCAGGGCTCGCCCGACCAGGTGGCGCGGATGGTGATAGACGAGATCGCCGAGATCGGCATCGCCACCGAGTCGCTCGCGGACTACGCCGAGCTCGTGACCCTGCCGTGCTACGAGTGGCAGCACGTGCTGGTGCTGCCCAAGACCCACCCGCTGGCGGACAAGGAGCGCATCCACCTCGAGGACCTCGCGGCCGAGCCGATCATTACCTATCACCCTTCCTTCACCGGCCGCACGCGCATCGACCATGCCTTCGCGCAGAAGAAGCTCACGCCGCGCATCGCGCTGGAGGCCATCGACTCCGACGTGATCAAGACCTACGTGCGCCTCGGCCTGGGCGTCGGCATCGTGGCCGAGATGGCGGTGCGCGACGACTCCAATGCCGACCTGGTGGTGCGGCCCATGGGCCATTTGTTCGGCAGCAACATCGCCCGCGTCGCCTTCAAGCGCAGCTCCTACCTGCGCAACTTCGTCTTCAAATTCGCCGAGCTGCTTTCCGACCGGCTCGACCGCAACCTGATCGCCAAGGCATTGGCCGGTCACAACCAGGATTACGAACTGTGA
- a CDS encoding pyridoxal phosphate-dependent aminotransferase, with product MNAPVARTPNVQTKLPSVGTTIFTVMSALAVEKDAVNLGQGFPDFDCDPKLLEAVTAAMAAGHNQYPPMPGILPLREAIAAKVETLYGHRYDPASEITITAGATQAIITAILAVVRAGDEVVVLEPCYDSYAPNIELAGGTVVRVPLTPGSFRPDFDRIAAALTPRTRAIIVNTPHNPSATVWTEAEMRRLEELLAPTDVLVISDEVYEHMVYAGARHESAARLPGLAARSFIVSSFGKTYHVTGWKVGYVAAPAPLTAEFRKVHQFNVFTVNTPMQHALASYMADPAPYLELPAFYQRKRDLFAEGLAKTRFKLLPSAGTYFQCVDIREVSDLGEADFCQWLTREIGVAAIPLSAFYAEGFDQRVVRFCFAKKDETLRAALDRLARL from the coding sequence GTGAACGCCCCTGTAGCGCGCACCCCCAACGTGCAGACCAAGCTGCCGAGCGTCGGCACCACCATCTTCACCGTGATGTCGGCGCTGGCCGTCGAGAAGGACGCCGTCAACCTCGGCCAGGGCTTCCCCGATTTCGACTGCGACCCCAAGCTGCTCGAAGCAGTGACCGCCGCCATGGCCGCCGGCCACAACCAGTACCCGCCGATGCCCGGCATCCTGCCTCTGCGCGAGGCGATCGCCGCGAAGGTCGAGACGCTCTATGGGCACCGCTACGACCCGGCGAGCGAGATCACCATCACCGCCGGCGCCACGCAGGCCATCATCACCGCCATCCTCGCGGTGGTGCGTGCCGGCGACGAGGTGGTCGTGCTCGAGCCCTGCTACGACAGCTATGCGCCCAATATCGAGCTGGCCGGCGGCACGGTGGTGCGGGTGCCGCTCACCCCCGGCAGCTTCCGGCCCGACTTCGACAGGATCGCGGCAGCGCTCACCCCGCGCACGCGCGCGATCATCGTCAACACGCCGCACAACCCCAGCGCCACCGTGTGGACCGAGGCCGAGATGCGCCGGCTCGAGGAACTCCTCGCGCCGACCGACGTACTGGTGATCAGCGACGAGGTCTACGAGCACATGGTGTACGCCGGCGCGCGCCACGAAAGCGCGGCGCGCTTGCCCGGTCTGGCGGCGCGCAGCTTCATCGTCAGCAGCTTCGGCAAGACCTACCACGTGACGGGCTGGAAGGTCGGCTACGTCGCGGCGCCGGCGCCGCTCACGGCCGAGTTCCGCAAGGTGCATCAGTTCAACGTGTTCACCGTCAACACGCCGATGCAGCACGCGCTCGCCAGCTACATGGCCGACCCGGCGCCCTACCTGGAGTTGCCGGCCTTCTACCAGCGCAAGCGCGACCTGTTCGCCGAGGGCCTGGCGAAGACCCGGTTCAAGCTGCTGCCGAGCGCCGGCACCTACTTCCAGTGCGTCGACATCCGCGAGGTCAGCGACCTGGGCGAAGCCGATTTCTGCCAGTGGCTCACCCGCGAGATCGGCGTTGCCGCCATCCCGCTGTCGGCCTTCTACGCGGAGGGCTTCGACCAGCGCGTGGTGCGCTTCTGCTTCGCCAAGAAGGACGAGACGCTCAGGGCGGCACTCGACCGGCTGGCCCGGCTCTGA
- a CDS encoding DUF3309 family protein, translated as MSLSLILLIVLILLLVGALPSWGYSRSWGYGPSGGLGLVVLVVIVLLLMGRI; from the coding sequence ATGTCGCTCTCGCTGATCCTGCTGATCGTCCTGATCCTGCTGCTGGTAGGCGCTCTGCCAAGCTGGGGCTACAGCCGCAGCTGGGGCTACGGGCCGAGTGGCGGCCTGGGCCTCGTCGTGCTCGTGGTCATCGTGCTGCTCCTCATGGGGCGCATATAG
- the hrpA gene encoding ATP-dependent RNA helicase HrpA yields MAAIAGHQVVIVCGETGSGKTTQLPKIALAMGRGKLNAPPGQGRLIGHTQPRRIAASSVAKRIAEELKTPLGEVVGYKVRFQDRLSRDASVKLMTDGILLAETQTDPLLKAYDTLIIDEAHERSLNIDFLLGYLREILPRRPDLKVIVTSATIDAERFAQHFASARPAPGRPKAGEAPSGGSDDAQRGAWGPMTPAPGRPKAGEAPSGGSDDAQRGAWGPMTPAPTIYVSGRMYPVEQRYRPFEESRDYDLNDAIADGVDELWRDPRDGGDILVFLPGEREIREAADHLRKHLSHQPLLRNAEVLPLFARLSQAEQDRIFDSHSGRRVVLATNVAETSLTVPGIRYVIDAGTARVKRYSFRSKVEQLLVEPISQAAANQRAGRCGRVADGICIRLYDEKDFEGRPRFTDPEILRSSLAGVILRMKSLHLGDVERFPFLEAPQRRAIADGYQLLNELGAVDDANELTPMGMELAKLPLDPRVGRMILEARTRGALEEVLVIASALSVQDVRDRPLDAQQQADQAHAKFDDEKSEFSGYLRLWQWIHDARGGGAGEPRGGGAPTHKLSNRQYEQLLRQNFINVRRVREWRDIHSQLLTVVTEHKWRVNSAPASYEALHLSMLAGLLGNVGWKMEEEEAYLGARGIKFHRHPGAHLKKRPGRWIVCAELVETTRLFGRGIANIEPSWLEQVAGHLLKKQLLDPHWEKKSAQVVALERATLYGLVVYSGRRVEFGRVDPVAAREIFIREALVGGQWESKLPFLAANRKLVREVEGLEHKSRRQDVLVDDELIYAFYDAQLPPDLASGFAFESWYRQASREAPKLLYLTREELMRHQAAGITTQSFPPTLRLGGVDCAASYLHEPGDPRDGLTVTVPLFVLNQVSEERCEWLVAGMLKDKVQALLKSLPQKPRARLVPLPESAARLAEALGVPEAFGQGSLTEALLRRVRNETSLDVKRTDFKLDMLPPHLFMNLRVVDEHGRQLGMGRNLGALKAELGAQARGAFQALAGLQVKVSPDAPPAADAEQAAQTAGRAATKEDAPPALPAGQRYTSWSFGELPELMEVRRGAQSLIGFPALVDAGDAVTIEVFDEPAVAAARHRAGLRRLVALQLKDALKYLEKNIPDLQKMAVAYMPLGTAEELRGQIVEVALERAFLQEPLPADQAAFERRVEEGRGRLTLIANEIARLAGTILAEYTLAARKIRDTRIQPDATADAAQQLQRLVGRRFVAQTPWPRLAHFARYLKAIGLRLDKLRADPARDAQRLAELRPQEQRYWRLVAERKGAVDERMDEFRWLLEELRVSFFAQELRTPQPVSIKRLDKLWAQLQG; encoded by the coding sequence ATGGCGGCCATCGCCGGTCACCAGGTCGTCATCGTCTGCGGCGAGACCGGCTCGGGCAAGACCACCCAGCTGCCCAAGATAGCGCTGGCGATGGGCCGCGGCAAGCTCAACGCGCCGCCCGGGCAGGGCCGGCTGATCGGCCACACGCAGCCACGGCGCATCGCCGCCTCCTCCGTGGCCAAGCGCATCGCGGAAGAGCTGAAGACGCCGCTCGGCGAGGTGGTCGGCTACAAGGTGCGCTTCCAGGACCGCCTGTCGCGCGACGCCTCGGTCAAGCTGATGACCGACGGCATCCTGCTGGCCGAGACTCAGACCGACCCGCTGCTCAAGGCCTACGACACGCTGATCATCGACGAGGCGCACGAGCGCTCACTCAACATCGATTTCCTGCTGGGCTATCTGCGCGAGATCCTGCCGCGCCGGCCCGATCTCAAGGTGATCGTGACCTCGGCGACCATCGATGCCGAGCGCTTTGCGCAGCATTTCGCGTCCGCTCGCCCGGCGCCGGGCCGCCCCAAGGCGGGCGAAGCCCCCTCGGGGGGCAGCGACGACGCGCAGCGCGGAGCGTGGGGGCCGATGACACCGGCGCCGGGCCGCCCCAAGGCGGGCGAAGCCCCCTCGGGGGGCAGCGACGACGCGCAGCGCGGAGCGTGGGGGCCGATGACACCGGCGCCGACGATCTATGTCTCGGGCCGCATGTACCCGGTCGAGCAGCGCTACCGCCCCTTCGAGGAGTCGCGCGACTACGACCTCAACGACGCGATCGCCGACGGCGTCGACGAACTCTGGCGCGACCCGCGCGATGGCGGCGACATCCTGGTCTTTCTGCCCGGCGAGCGCGAGATCCGCGAGGCCGCGGACCACCTGCGCAAGCACCTGAGCCACCAGCCGCTGCTGCGCAACGCCGAGGTGCTGCCGCTGTTCGCGCGCCTGTCGCAGGCCGAGCAGGACCGCATCTTCGACAGCCACAGCGGCCGGCGCGTCGTGCTGGCGACCAACGTCGCCGAGACCTCGCTGACGGTGCCCGGCATCCGCTACGTGATCGACGCCGGTACGGCGCGGGTCAAGCGCTACAGCTTTCGCAGCAAGGTGGAGCAGCTGCTGGTCGAGCCGATCAGCCAGGCCGCGGCCAACCAGCGTGCCGGCCGCTGCGGGCGGGTGGCCGACGGCATCTGCATCCGGCTTTACGACGAGAAGGATTTCGAAGGGCGCCCGCGCTTCACCGACCCGGAGATCCTGCGCTCCTCGTTGGCCGGCGTGATCCTGCGGATGAAATCGCTGCATCTGGGCGATGTCGAGCGCTTCCCCTTCCTCGAGGCGCCGCAGCGGCGCGCCATTGCGGACGGCTACCAGCTGCTCAACGAGCTCGGCGCGGTCGATGATGCGAACGAACTCACGCCCATGGGCATGGAGCTGGCGAAGCTGCCGCTGGACCCGCGCGTCGGCCGCATGATCCTGGAGGCGCGCACGCGCGGCGCGCTCGAGGAGGTGCTGGTGATCGCCAGCGCGCTGTCGGTCCAGGACGTGCGGGACCGGCCCCTCGATGCGCAGCAGCAGGCGGACCAGGCGCACGCCAAGTTCGACGACGAGAAGAGCGAGTTCAGCGGGTATCTGCGGCTGTGGCAATGGATCCATGATGCGCGCGGCGGGGGCGCGGGGGAGCCTCGCGGTGGGGGCGCGCCCACCCACAAGCTCAGCAATCGCCAGTACGAGCAGCTCCTGCGCCAGAACTTCATCAACGTCCGGCGCGTGCGCGAGTGGCGCGACATCCATTCGCAACTGCTCACGGTGGTGACGGAGCACAAGTGGCGCGTCAACAGCGCGCCAGCGAGCTACGAGGCGCTGCATCTGTCCATGTTGGCGGGGCTGCTCGGCAACGTGGGCTGGAAAATGGAGGAAGAAGAGGCCTACCTCGGCGCCCGCGGCATCAAGTTCCACCGGCATCCCGGCGCACACCTCAAGAAGAGGCCCGGCCGCTGGATCGTTTGCGCCGAGCTGGTGGAGACCACGCGCCTCTTCGGCCGCGGCATCGCCAACATCGAGCCTTCATGGCTGGAGCAGGTGGCGGGCCATCTGCTGAAGAAGCAGTTGCTCGATCCGCACTGGGAGAAGAAGAGCGCTCAGGTCGTGGCGCTGGAGCGCGCGACGCTCTACGGGCTGGTGGTCTACAGCGGTCGGCGCGTTGAATTCGGCCGCGTCGATCCGGTTGCGGCGCGCGAGATCTTCATCCGCGAGGCGCTGGTCGGCGGGCAGTGGGAAAGCAAGCTGCCCTTCCTGGCCGCGAACCGAAAGCTGGTGCGCGAGGTCGAGGGCCTGGAGCACAAGTCGCGCCGCCAGGACGTGCTGGTCGACGACGAGCTGATCTACGCCTTCTACGACGCCCAACTGCCTCCCGACCTCGCCAGCGGCTTCGCGTTCGAGAGCTGGTACCGGCAAGCCTCGAGGGAGGCGCCGAAGCTGCTTTATCTGACGCGCGAGGAGCTGATGCGCCACCAGGCGGCGGGGATCACGACGCAGTCCTTTCCGCCGACGCTGCGATTGGGGGGCGTGGACTGCGCCGCCAGCTATCTGCACGAGCCCGGCGATCCCAGGGACGGGCTGACGGTGACCGTGCCGCTCTTCGTGCTCAACCAGGTGAGCGAGGAGCGCTGCGAGTGGCTGGTCGCGGGCATGCTCAAGGACAAGGTCCAGGCGCTGCTCAAGAGCCTGCCGCAAAAGCCGCGCGCGCGGCTGGTGCCGCTGCCCGAATCGGCCGCACGGCTGGCCGAGGCGCTGGGGGTGCCCGAGGCCTTCGGCCAGGGCTCGCTGACCGAGGCTCTGCTCAGGCGGGTGCGCAACGAGACCAGCCTGGACGTCAAGCGCACCGACTTCAAGCTCGACATGCTGCCGCCTCACCTGTTCATGAACCTGCGCGTGGTCGACGAACACGGCCGGCAGCTGGGCATGGGCCGCAACCTCGGTGCGCTGAAGGCCGAGCTGGGCGCGCAGGCGCGCGGTGCCTTCCAGGCGCTGGCGGGGCTGCAGGTGAAGGTCTCGCCGGATGCGCCACCCGCCGCGGATGCCGAGCAGGCCGCGCAGACCGCGGGCCGCGCCGCGACGAAGGAGGACGCCCCGCCGGCCCTCCCGGCGGGCCAGCGCTACACGAGCTGGAGCTTCGGCGAGCTGCCCGAGCTGATGGAGGTGCGCCGCGGCGCCCAGTCGCTGATCGGCTTCCCGGCCCTGGTCGATGCCGGCGACGCGGTGACGATCGAGGTCTTCGACGAGCCGGCGGTGGCCGCCGCCAGGCATCGCGCCGGCCTGCGTCGCCTGGTCGCATTGCAGCTCAAGGACGCGCTCAAGTACCTCGAGAAGAACATCCCGGACCTGCAGAAGATGGCGGTGGCCTACATGCCGCTGGGTACGGCCGAGGAGCTGCGCGGGCAGATCGTCGAGGTGGCGCTGGAGCGGGCCTTCCTGCAGGAGCCGCTGCCGGCCGACCAGGCCGCCTTCGAGCGCCGCGTGGAGGAAGGGCGCGGGCGGCTCACGCTGATCGCCAATGAGATCGCCCGCCTCGCAGGCACCATCCTCGCGGAATACACGCTGGCCGCTCGCAAGATCAGGGATACCAGGATCCAGCCCGACGCGACGGCGGACGCCGCGCAGCAGCTGCAGCGCCTGGTCGGCAGGCGCTTCGTTGCGCAGACGCCCTGGCCGCGGCTGGCGCATTTCGCACGCTATCTCAAGGCCATCGGCCTGCGGCTCGACAAGCTGCGCGCCGACCCGGCCCGGGACGCCCAGCGGCTGGCGGAGCTGCGGCCGCAGGAGCAGCGCTACTGGCGCCTGGTGGCCGAACGCAAGGGCGCGGTGGACGAGCGCATGGACGAGTTCCGCTGGCTGCTGGAGGAGTTGCGCGTGAGCTTCTTCGCGCAGGAGCTGCGCACGCCGCAACCGGTGAGCATCAAGCGGCTCGACAAGCTGTGGGCGCAGCTTCAAGGCTGA
- the argA gene encoding amino-acid N-acetyltransferase: MSTVFNFTFVPWFRSVAPYIHMHRGKTFVVAMAGEAIAAGKLPHIAQDLALIQSMGVKVVLVHGFRPQVNEQLRAKGHAAKYAHGIRITDEVALDCAQEAAGQLRYEIEAAFSQGLPNTPMAGSTVRMISGNFITARPVGVVDGVDFQHSGLVRKVDAAGIRHGLDFGAMVLMSPFGFSPTGEAFNLTMEEVATSVAISIQADKLIFLTEVPGIPQDPGQPVGEDNPIDTELPLDSAKKLLASLAPPQKPTDTGFYLQHCVKACEAGVERSHIIPFSVDGALLLEVYVHDGIGTMVIDEKLESLREATADDIGGILQLIEPFERDGTLVKRSRTEIERDIGQYTVIEHDGVIFGCAALYPYPEAKTAEMAALTVSPQSQSQGDGERILKRVEQRAKASGLESIFVLTTRTMHWFLKRGFQQVNPDWLPEARKRKYNWDRKSQVLVKKL; this comes from the coding sequence ATGTCCACCGTCTTCAACTTCACCTTCGTCCCCTGGTTCCGCTCGGTGGCGCCTTACATCCACATGCACCGGGGCAAGACCTTCGTGGTCGCCATGGCGGGCGAGGCCATCGCCGCCGGCAAGCTGCCCCACATCGCGCAGGACCTGGCGCTGATCCAGAGCATGGGCGTCAAGGTGGTGCTGGTCCACGGCTTCCGGCCGCAGGTCAACGAGCAGCTGCGCGCCAAGGGCCACGCGGCGAAGTACGCGCATGGCATCCGCATCACCGACGAAGTGGCACTCGATTGCGCACAGGAAGCCGCCGGCCAGTTGCGCTACGAGATCGAGGCCGCCTTCAGCCAGGGCCTGCCAAACACGCCCATGGCCGGCTCCACCGTGCGCATGATCTCCGGCAACTTCATCACCGCGCGGCCCGTTGGCGTGGTCGATGGCGTCGATTTCCAGCACTCGGGCCTGGTGCGCAAGGTGGACGCCGCCGGCATCCGCCACGGGCTGGACTTCGGCGCGATGGTGCTGATGTCGCCCTTCGGCTTCTCGCCCACCGGCGAGGCCTTCAACCTGACCATGGAGGAGGTCGCGACCAGCGTGGCGATCTCGATCCAGGCCGACAAGCTGATCTTCCTGACCGAGGTGCCGGGCATCCCTCAGGACCCTGGCCAGCCCGTCGGCGAAGACAATCCGATCGACACCGAGCTGCCGCTCGACAGCGCCAAGAAGCTGCTGGCCTCGCTTGCGCCACCGCAGAAGCCGACCGACACGGGCTTCTACCTGCAGCATTGCGTCAAGGCCTGCGAGGCGGGCGTGGAGCGCAGCCACATCATTCCCTTCTCCGTGGACGGCGCGCTGCTGCTCGAGGTCTACGTGCATGACGGCATCGGCACGATGGTGATCGACGAGAAGCTCGAGTCGCTGCGCGAGGCAACGGCCGACGACATCGGCGGCATCCTGCAGCTGATCGAGCCCTTCGAGCGCGACGGCACCCTGGTCAAACGCAGCCGCACCGAGATCGAGCGCGACATCGGCCAGTACACGGTGATCGAGCACGACGGCGTGATCTTCGGCTGCGCCGCGCTCTACCCCTACCCGGAAGCGAAGACCGCGGAGATGGCGGCGCTCACCGTGTCGCCGCAATCGCAATCGCAGGGCGACGGCGAGCGCATCCTCAAGCGCGTCGAGCAGCGCGCCAAGGCCAGCGGGCTCGAGAGCATCTTCGTGCTGACCACCCGCACCATGCACTGGTTCCTCAAGCGCGGCTTCCAGCAGGTCAACCCCGACTGGCTGCCCGAGGCGCGCAAGCGCAAGTACAACTGGGACCGCAAGAGCCAGGTGCTGGTCAAGAAGCTCTGA
- the dapC gene encoding succinyldiaminopimelate transaminase yields MNPLLSRLQPYPFERLRRLFADVTPNPAFAPISLGIGEPKHPTPEFIKQALSAGLGALAVYPATAGDLKLRQSFTGWLQRRYALELDPATQVLPVNGSREALFALAQTVVDASTTPAPVVLSPNPFYQIYEGAALLAGAEPYYVPSVPARNFAVDWDSVPAAVWERTQLVFVCSPGNPTGAVMPMEEWQKLFALSDRHGFVIAADECYSEIYFRDEPPLGGLQAAEKLGRSDFRNLIALTSLSKRSNVPGLRSGFVAGDAAIIKSFLLYRTYHGSAMSGAVAAASIAAWGDEAHVIENRAQYRAKFAAVTPLLEKALDVRLPDASFYLWAGVPAAWQGDDAAFARALYAQYNVTVLPGSYLARETGGANPGRGRIRMALVADTAECTEAAQRIVNFIQNRAHP; encoded by the coding sequence ATGAACCCCCTGCTCTCCAGGCTGCAGCCCTACCCCTTCGAGCGGCTGCGCCGCCTCTTCGCGGATGTCACTCCGAACCCGGCATTCGCGCCCATCAGCCTCGGCATCGGCGAACCCAAGCACCCGACGCCGGAGTTCATCAAGCAGGCGCTGTCGGCCGGCCTGGGCGCGCTGGCGGTCTATCCCGCGACCGCCGGCGACCTGAAGCTGCGCCAGTCCTTCACCGGCTGGCTGCAGCGCCGCTACGCGCTCGAACTGGACCCTGCCACGCAGGTGCTGCCGGTCAACGGATCGCGCGAGGCGCTGTTCGCGCTCGCGCAGACGGTGGTCGATGCGTCGACGACACCTGCCCCGGTGGTGCTCTCGCCCAACCCGTTCTATCAGATCTACGAGGGCGCGGCCCTGCTGGCGGGCGCCGAGCCGTACTACGTGCCCAGCGTGCCGGCGCGCAACTTCGCGGTCGACTGGGACAGCGTCCCGGCCGCGGTGTGGGAGCGCACCCAGCTGGTCTTCGTGTGCTCGCCCGGCAACCCGACCGGCGCGGTGATGCCGATGGAGGAATGGCAGAAGCTCTTCGCGCTGTCGGACCGCCACGGTTTCGTGATCGCGGCCGACGAGTGCTACAGCGAGATCTACTTCCGCGACGAGCCGCCGCTCGGGGGCCTGCAGGCTGCGGAGAAGCTGGGCCGCAGCGACTTCCGCAATCTCATCGCCCTCACCTCCCTGTCCAAGCGCAGCAACGTCCCGGGCCTGCGCAGCGGCTTCGTGGCGGGCGATGCCGCGATCATCAAGTCCTTCCTGCTCTACCGCACCTACCACGGCAGCGCCATGAGCGGTGCGGTGGCAGCGGCCAGCATCGCAGCCTGGGGCGACGAGGCACACGTCATCGAGAACCGCGCCCAGTACCGCGCCAAGTTCGCGGCCGTCACACCCCTGCTCGAAAAAGCGCTGGACGTGCGGCTACCCGACGCCAGCTTCTACCTGTGGGCCGGGGTGCCCGCGGCATGGCAGGGCGACGACGCCGCCTTCGCCCGCGCGCTCTACGCTCAATACAATGTGACCGTGCTGCCCGGCAGCTATCTCGCCCGGGAAACCGGCGGCGCCAACCCGGGCCGCGGCCGCATCCGCATGGCGCTGGTGGCCGACACCGCCGAATGCACCGAGGCCGCGCAGCGCATCGTGAACTTCATCCAGAACCGAGCCCATCCATGA